GCCAGTCGTCCAGGTGACCGTGACTCCGCTGAGAGTCCCGGGAAGAGCCCGGCTTGTCTCCACATTGTGCAAATTAAATGCGCTCGGGAAGGCTCCAGCATTGGGATCTACCGGGTTGTACCAATTGCTGGTGCCGAGGGCATCCACCAAACTAGTACCCGGACTGTTGGGATCTTCAATCTGATCAGCTTGGCCTCCATTCCGATAAAAATTAATGCCACCAACAATGGCCGCCTGCGATGAAGCGGCAGACATCGCCGATACGGCAGCCGTGGTTCCTGCTATTCTAGTCCAATATGAGGGTTTCATAATCAACCTATACTCTAACTCATTGTAAGTCACTGGGTCAATATTAAATCTACCTAAACACTTGACGTTGATTGACTTTATCTTGTTAGGATAGATTTATATGCTGAAAAAAGTGATTGTTCTGGGTGCTGGAAGTGCAGGTTTGTTGGCAGCTCTGACCCTCAAAAGACGCCTCAAACATTTACAAGTCACCGTCGTCTACAGTGAGAAGATAGGCATTATCGGAGTAGGAGAAGGAACGACTCCTTATGTCCCTCTTCACATCCACGGCTACCTGGGAATGGACCGAGAGGAATTTCAGCGTGAAGTGAAACCCGTCTGGAAGCTAGGCATTGAGTTTGAGTGGGGGAAACGTGGAGTATTCCATTACAGTTTTTCTAACCAACAGACCGACTTCCAGTGGCAAGGCCTGAAGAAACCAAACGGCTACTATGCCTTTGACCGCTTTGATGGAGCCGATCTTCCCGGCGCCCTGATGAAGCGGAGAATCGCCACCCCCATGGGCGATGACGGCAAACCTGACATCCCTCCTCCTGGAGTAGGTATCGCATGGCACTTAGAGAATCACCGTTTCGTGCAATGGCTGCACAAGGCCTGCATGCGAGAGGGTGTGAAATTCATCGAAGGCAAGGTGGAGGATGTAGAGCTACAAGAAAACGGTGAGGTGAAGCGCCTGCTTCTGGATGGAGGCAGACGCGTAGCTGGAGAGATGTTTATTGACGCCTCCGGCTTCCGTGCAGAACTCATGAACAAGCTTGGAGCCCATTTTGACTCCTTCACCGATGCCTTGTTCTGCGACAAGGCGGTGGTCGGAGGATGGGAACGAGAGGACGAAACCATCCTCCCCTGCACCAGAAGTGAGCAAATGCCCCACGGCTGGAGCTGGCGCATTGATCACCCGGACAGGATCAACCGTGGCTATGTATACAGCTCGTCATTCGTCTCTGATCATGATGCCGAGCAAGCCTTCAGAGAGGCGAATCCAAAGATAAAGGATACACGCCTCGTGCATTTCCGCAGCGGACGCTATCGCGACAGCTGGATCAAAAACGTCGTCGGGATCGGAAACGCCTCGGGCTTTGTAGAGCCACTGGAGGCCTCCGCAATTATGGTGATCTGCATCCAGTCACGCGCGCTCACAGACTGCCTTTATGATTGTGACGGCATGACCAATGACAGCTTACGCAAGAGCTACAACAAACTCATAGGAGGAGCCTGGGATGACATCCGGGACTTCCTCGCCCTACATTACAAATATAACACCGCTCTGGACACACCGTTCTGGCAGGAATGCCGTGAGAAGGTGAACCTAGGCAAAGGCCAGGATGTGGCTGACTTCTATCAGCAGAACGGCCCGTCTCTTATCGCAAAGGAAGTACTCATGAACGCTGGAGACCCCTATGGCATGGAGGGCTATTTAACGCTCTTGGTTGGCATGCAGGTCCCCCACAAGAACACCTATACCCCAACTGCTGAGGAGTGGAAGCTGTGGGAAAACTACCGAAACCATTTCAGCAATCTCGCCGAGAACGGCGTGGGAATGAAAGGGCTCTTGGAATACATGAAGAAACCAGGCTGGGCCGGTTAAGCCTCTGCGCGTAAACCGTTCTGACGACAGCTGACATATTCTTCAGCTAGACATTCCACACACAAGCGCGTTCTCAACAGAGCTACATCTCTTTTCCAGGCCGGGGTACACCACCCCGGTCTTTTTTTGACCTCCCTCCAAGGAGGCTCTATCCCCTACCGCAAGCCATCTTCATAAAATTAACCATTTGCGCATATATCATCATATTTAATATAATCCGATTTATTATGGACACAAAACTTAACATCACATAGATTGTAAGCGATTTACTCAAAACCCTTATTCACATGAAACCCACACACAAACTTTCGATATGCGCACTAATTGCGCTATCTTCTCCAGCATTTGCTGCCACCTTCTTCACGGGCACGGGAGATTTCAACGATGCCGGCAACTGGGACTCCGGCCTCCCTACCGATGCAAACGGCCCCGGCGTCGTCCAAGGCACCGCCACCATGAGCGCCAACTATCTCATGGCCAACAATGGCAGCCCCTCGGTGACTGACATCATTGTGGATGGAGGCACCCTCAACACGAGCACCTTCGAACTTCAACTCCGCTCCGGCGCTGTAGCCAGAACCTCCGACCTCTACGTCGGCAACAATGGCACCCTCAATGTGAATAGCGGCGGACTGATCGACATGGCAGGCGCTGCAGTCTACCTCTTCGTCGGATCCACAGCCAATGTAGGAGGCTTTGACATCTCCGGCGCAGGTACGGTCAACTTTTTCTCCGGCAGCACCTACTCAGTCCAGAAAGGCTTCAGCGTACTGGATGGCACGGTAAACTTTGAAACGGGCTCCAGCTTCACTGGCGCACAGGACTTTGTGGTCGTCGGGGCTGACGGCATCTTACAATTCTCAGGCCTCACTGGAGGCAACGCCACCACAGTAACCGTCTCCGCCGGAACCAATGTCGATTTCCAGGCTGGTTCCACGCTAGACCTCTCCTTCTCAGGTGCCGCTCAGGGCGAAACCTACACGCTGGTTTCCGGCATCGGTGTTTCCTACAACAACTTCACCAATGTGAACGTATCCGGCCTCGACCCCGGGCTCGCTGCCCAGCTGAACTACAATGCGGACAGCATCACCGTGGACATCATTCCCGAGCCATCCTCCGCCAGCCTGCTCGGGCTGGCAGGCTTGGCCCTCATCATGCGTCGCCGCAAATAAAACTACCCTGCCAGAACTTCACCCAAGAGCGTCACCTCCACCGGTGGCGCTCTTCTTGTTAGCCTGAAGGATGCACCCGCCCACGGCATCCAGCCCTTACCTACAAGCTTTTGCCGTCCAACTTCTTCATGGCGACACTCTTGATTACTACCTGCCCACCCTCTAGCTTCATCATGGCTTCCTCCTGATAAGTCCAGGAGCGGAATTCATCCGACCCCTTCATTTGATACACCTGACTCACCTCCAACATTAGCACCACCGAGTCCTCTTTCTGATGGGCGCTCAGCACCTTTACCCCATACACATAGCAGCTCGAGTCCAGCCCCTTATAAAAGTCCGTCAGCTGCTTCTTCATCGACTCTCTGGTATCTACCCGAGCCTCGTTCGTTTCCAGATCATGCACTTTCACACCCAACTTCGGCACCGTCTTGAGCAACGCTTCCACATCTCCACTATTTGCTGCGATGCTCTGCTTCTGCAAAGTCACCAGTGCCTGCTTCACGGTGATACCAGCACTGAGGCCAAGATTAGCTAACAGGGAAAATAAGATTACACATAAACACTTCATAGCCTCACCTCAACACACACGCTGGCAAGAGTCGAGCAAAGCCGTGGATCAGCACGACCACCACAAACAGAAGATTCCGCAGAGGCATCACGATCACTTCCGCCCATTTGCGCATGAAACCCCTCTGATCTACACCTTTCATCAGGCTTTCTGAGCACACCTCCAAAGCGCTCACACCATTGGGGAAATCTCTCAGACGATACAACCAGTCCCGCGGAATACCTTCCTCCCCTTGGAGCACCCCTGCACAGGCCCCTAAAATGGCAGACGTGGTATCCGTATCACCACCCAGAGCAATGATCTGTTTAATTGAACTCTCATAGCTCCAGCCATGAGAGAAGCCTACATGGAACAATACAGGTATCGTGTGATAGACATAACCACTCACACCTTGCTCGCACCCTAGACGATCCACATAAGCAGCCGAATCCTCGGCCTGCTGCAATGACCCCCTTAAACCATCTAATAAGGCCTGCCACTCATCATTTCCAAACCCATTCCAAATCTCTATCATCTCCGTGAGCTCTGGAGCCCTTTTTTCTCTCGCCACGAAGGCACAGAACTCAGCCACCGCCATCGATCCATACATAGCTTTCGGATCCGTGTGCGTCAGCCTAGTGGACACGGTGACCAATTCACCTCTCAACACTTTGTCCTCGGCAGCATAAACGCCGATGATTCCAGCCCGCATACATGGCCCGTTGCCCGCTGAAAAAACTCCCGTGTTGCGCATGAAGAGAAGATTCTTCATGCACGCCTTCGCGGTGGCTAATCCCACTCCGGCAGGCAAACAAACAAACCACCACCGCATCCGGGCCGCGAGTGATGAGCGGAACCTGCTTACATCCCCACCAGAATCCACAAGCGAGCGGACCACCATGACCATATGCTCGGTATCATCACTGACCATTCCCCTGCCTAAAAAGAAACGATGCTTCAGATTATCAGCCCATCCAAGCTTGGCTATACGGCTACGCTTCATACCCTCAGTAGGCAATCCGATAGAATCGCCGACTGCCTGCCCCAGGAGACAGCCGAGGATCTCATCCCCGGCTGTCTTGGTAATCCGATTAGACTGCTTCATGCAGGTGCACCTCTGGTGTATCCACTTTTTCCAGACGGATGAGCTTGTCAGTCACTTGGTTCTCGGCGACGAGAACCTGAGTGAGATCAATGCCCAGCTCGGTCATGATTCTGAACTTGTCCTGCTGAGCCTGGAGCTTGCGATTCTCCGCATCTATCTGGATCGCGTATTCCTCGCGTTCCTGCTCGAGCTTCAGTCGGCCCCGCTCTTCTTCCTGCTTCAGTTTCGCAGCGTGCTCTTCACGCTCCTGCTCCACCTTGGCTTTCCAAATCTCGGTCTTGCGCTGGATGTCCGCTGTTTGCTCACGCTCGGCGAGTGCCAGCCGCTGCTCAGTCTGGCGAGCCTCTTCCTGACGCTCCTGCTGATTGCGCTCGTGATCGCGCTTCATGCGGAGGTCTGCCAGATTCTGCGCCTGAGCTTCGGTCTCAGCCTCCAGGGTGAGCTTGGTTCGGATCTCGATGGCATTGTCATGCATGGCCTGCAGCTTGGGAGCCGCCGCGTATCCGCGGTACACCACCTTGCTGATTTCATAGCCGATACGCTTGGCGCGCGTGACTAACTGCTGGTAGGTCTCCAGCTCATTGAGCGCGGCGGTATTCTCTTTAAAGGCGGCAAAGTTCCCTTGTGCCACAAAGGCCACCACATCCGCAGTCAGCGCATTAATGAAGTCTGCTATCGGATCATGTGTCTGATCTAACATCTTATTAATGTCCGCCAGTTCAAAGAACACCATCACCTTCACAGTGATAAGCGCCTCGTCCGTGGTACGGACATTTTCGATGTCAAAGTACATCTGATCCGGAATCACGCGTAGCTTCTGAAATTGAAGCATGCTGGGATACTTCCGCGCATCCTTCTCACCGGGCTTGGCCCCGTGCCAGCTGAATTCGTGCAGCCATTCGTTGGGCTGAGGATAGTACATCAGCGGCCCGAGCTCCACCCGGCGCTCCACCTTGCCGTCATTCTTCTGATAGACGACAAAGGCTTCATGCGCATTAAGCTCTTTGGCTTTCAGGATATCGATCTGCTCGATCAATACCGGGTTCTCCCACTCCACACAAGGCCCCGGACGGTGCTCCACCTCGCCGCTAAGATAGCGGATCTTGAGGTATTGATGCGGTTCTGCGTGATAGCGCATGACCTTTTCCATGCGGACATAGTCTTCAAACCACAGCCGCTTCGGCCCCTCGATGATGCGGTAGCTACCATCAGGCTTCCACCCCATCACCCGTTCTCCCTCTCTAATGGTTATTGGGATCAGGTTCATTGGTTTTCCTTTCTACTTATAGTTGCAGTTCAAATCCTTCTTTCACCATCCTGTCGTAGGCCTCGCGGTCGAAGCGATAGAGACGCGCCGCGCGGCGAGCCACATCCTTCTCCACTTCATCAGTCTCTTCCAGAATGCCGAGTTTCAGGAGTTTCTTGCGGAAATTTCTCTTATCCAGCGGCCTCTCTAACACCGCTTCGTAAAGCTTTTGCAGCCTGCTCAGTGAAAACAACTCAGGCAGCAACTCAAAGCCGATCGGCTGATAGCGGATCTTTCCCTTCAAGCGCTCCTTCGCCACCTCCAGGATCTCTTCGTGGTCAAAGGCGAGTCCGGGCAGATCATCCAGCGCAAACCACCCGGCATCGCTGGCATCCGTATCCGCCACCACCTCATGATCTTCCAGATTGACGAGCGCATAGTAGGCCACGCTTACCACGTGTTCACGAGGATCGCGACCGGGATCACCAAAGGTATAGAGCTGCTCCAGAAAGACGTTCTTCACGCCCGCCTCTTCCTCTAGCTCACGTTCTGCTGCGTTCCTCAGTGCCTCTCCGACGCGGACGAAGCCGCCGGGCAATGCCCACTTTCCTTGATACGGCTCCATCCCGCGTCGGATCAACAGCACCTTCAGGCCCTCTTCATCGAGCCCAAACAACACACAATCCACGGTCAGCGCAGGTCTCTCATATTCGTAGCTCACTGGCATGCACTACTCATAAGTGTACAAATGACACTTAGCAAGATATAAAGTGTATTTTTTACACTTTGAGTCCCGCTTATAAAATACCACAGGGATTGTCATTGCTGAAAATCTGATACCCGGCTGGAATCAAAGCATGCCGAAGCCAAGCATACAAAACCTCTCGATCCTTGATGGGGCCGTAGAAAACTTACAATACACAACCCAAATCTCAGGTGGCGGCGAATCGTCAACACGCACCACCCACATTGCCCTCTTCAATCTGGCTAATCACCGCATCATGCTGAAGAGCCCTCAACCACCGATGATTCAGAATGGCGACCAAGTGATTGTCGCAGGAGGATCACAACCCGGCCAATTTACCGCACTGGCCTGCAGGAACATTTCGACCGGCTGGATGACCCAGACGCAGAACCAAGGCTGCGCGATCGCTATCTGCGCGGTCATGCTCGCATTCAGCGGCCTGTTCTGCCTGGTCATGCCCCTAGCCCTCCCCATGCCCATTTTCCTGGGCTACCTGATCTATAAGATGAATAAATGGAGCAGCTTGACCCGCCAGGCCCACTCCATGATCGCGTATGTACCAGTGACAAAAATTCCACCCCTTCCCACGAGCTAATTTTCTCCCTTTCCCCGTGTAGAATTCCTAGCCCCGCGGGGCTTTATGGTCTATACCCATTAACAACATGACCGCAGACGCGCACACCGCACTTCAGTACTGTCCAGATCTCTTTGCCTACCAACGCCGTAAGTCCCGCGTAATCATGGTAGGAGACATCCCATTCGGCGGGGACAACCCGGTCCGTATTCAGTCCATGATCACCTCGGACACCCGTGACACGGAAGCCTGCGTGAAGGAAATCCTGGAACTGGCCGAGGCAGGCTGTGAGCTCGTGCGCGTAACAGCCCAGACCCGCAAGTACGCGGAGAACCTGGAAAACATCCGTAATGGCGTACGCGAAGCTGGCTGCACCGTCCCCTTGGTCGCCGATATTCATTTCAAACCGGACGCCGCACTCGAAGCTGCCAAGTGGGTGGAGAAAGTACGCGTCAATCCCGGCAACTACGCCGACAAGAAGAAGTTCGAGATCCGCGAGTACACCGATGAGCAGTACGAGGAAGAACTGGAGCGCATCCGCGAGGAATTCACCCCACTGGTCAAGATCTGTAAGGAGCTGGGCCGCGCCATGCGCATCGGCACCAACCACGGCTCCCTTTCCGACCGCATCATGAACCGCTACGGCGACACACCGCTCGGCATGGTAGAGTCCGCCCTGGAGTTCGCCCGCATCGCCCGTGAGAACGACTACCACAATTTTATCTTCTCCATGAAGGCTTCCAACCCGAAGGTGATGATCGAGGCCTACCGCCTGCTCGTCGCCCGTCTCCAACAGGAAGGCCCGGACTGGAACTACCCGATCCACCTCGGCGTCACTGAGGCAGGCGACGGTGAAGACGGCCGCATCAAGTCCGCCATCGGCATCGGCTCCCTGTTAGCAGACGGCGTGGGTGACACCATCCGCGTCTCCCTCACGGAGGATCCCGTGAAGGAAATCCCGGTGGCAAATGCGCTGGTCAAAAACATCGAGCAGTCCCACCTGCCAGCAGACCCGACTGGATCCCAGCGCGGCACGGTTCCATACAATCCCTTTACCTACGAACGCCGTCATTCCAAGGAGATCACGGTCAATGGTCACAAGCTCGGCGGCAACAACACCGTGCGCGTCTTCACCTCCCAGGAGAAGTGGAATGCCGTGGCACACAAGATCGAGAAGATGGGCGACTTTAAGCCTGAGGCTGTGATCGAACAATCCGGCTGCGTGGAAGTATGTCCACTCGATGAAGAGAAGATCTGCGAACTCAACTCTACTGCCGAGCCAACTCTGGTCACCGTTCCGGATGGGACGGACATGGCCGTGATTCATGCTTTCCGCCTGCTGGCTTCCAAGCTGGACGCCCACCACCCGATTCTCCTCAAGGACACCTTTACACCTTCGACCGACCCGGACGCCGATTTCCAGACCACGCTGCTCACCGCTGCGCGAAACATCGGCTCCCTGCTCTGCGACGGCATTGGTGATGCAGTGATCATCCAGGGCGAGCAAGCCCCGGGACAATCCCTGCGCCTGGCCTACAACATCCTGCAGGCAGCCGGCACCCGCATTTTCAAGACCGACTACGTGGCCTGCCCAAGCTGCGGACGTACCCTCTTCAACCTTCAGGACACCACCCAGAAGATCCGCGCCGCGACCGGCCACCTCAAGGGAGTGCGCATCGCCGTTATGGGCTGCATCGTGAATGGTCCGGGTGAAATGGCGGATGCCGATTTCGGCTACGTCGGCGGCGCACCTAACAAGATCAACCTCTACGTCAACAAGACCCCAGTCAAATTCAACATCCCTGAGGCCGAAGCTGTCGACAGACTCATCGATCTCATCAAGGAACACGGCAAGTGGATCGAGCCACCAGCCGAAGTCGCCGAGATCTAAGCCAGGTACTCAGCCGCCACCACTGGCGGACACAAGGAAATGGAATTCATCGCATCACTCTCAGCCGAGGCCTTCGAGCACAACATCCTGCAGGACGTCATTCTGATCTGCATCGTCAGCTACGTCTTTGCCTCCTTGTTTTATGGTATGCTGAGAGCCCGTTCCCGTGGCCTCCACTGGAACCAGCTGGGCAAGGTACCCGTGGACCATCTGGGTGTCATCGATATTGCGGTGGCGGCCATTCTGGTGCTCATGTTCGCCGGCCCCTACCTGCTACCCTACAACCCGCCCGATCCTGAAAAGAAGCGGACGATCACAGATTCCATGATCATCCTTGGCTTCAGCACCCAGATCTTCTTTGCCGGAGTAACCTGCTTCGTCGTCTCTCTGCGTCACAATGTGACCGAGAGTTTTGGCCTCTACCGTAGTAACTTGCTAGTTATCGTCGGCAGCGCCGTAGCCTCTTTTATCCTGATGCTGGCCTCCATGTACTTACTGGACAGCGTCCTCCAACTCAACGACTGGCTGACGGAACGCCTGGGTGAAAGACAATTTCAAGAGGTTGTGAACCAGATGATGAGTGCCGAGGGTCAGCGCCTACTCATCCTGATCATCGGCGCCTGTATCGTGGCTCCGCTCTGTGAGGAAATCATTTTCCGCGGCTACCTCTACTCCGTCACCAAGCGCTACACGGGCCCGATCTTTGCCGCCATCTGCACCGGCGTCCTCTTCGGCGCGGTCCACGGGGAAGTCTGGTCTTTTATTCCGCTCTCTATACTAGGGATCATCCTGGCTTGCGTTTATGAATTCACCGGCAGCCTCTGGAGCAGCATTCTCACACACGCACTCTTCAATGGCGTGAGCACCTTTTACATGACGCATCCCGAGTACTCCGAGCAAATCAAGAACGCCTGCCTACTCCCCTTCTGCTAAGATGAATGTTTCCGACCTTGGCGAAGATCCCTTGATCCAGCGCATTACTGCCGGACTCCCCCAGCAGGCGAATGTGATCGTGGGACCTGGGGACGACTGCGCGGTCATCGAGCGCAACCACACCCACGACAGCCTGCTCAAGACGGACTGCATCGTGGAGCACGTCCACTTCTTGCCGGACACCGAGGCTGAGCGAATCGGCTGGAAAGCTGTGGCTCGCGTCGTCAGCGACTTTGCCGCCATGGGGGGCCTTCCCGAGTCTCTACTCGTCACGCTCGTCATCCCGCCAGAAACGGAGACCTCCTGGGTAGAGTCCCTCTACAGCGGCATGCAGTGCTGTGCAGAGTTTTACGGCTTCTCCATCGTAGGCGGGGAAACCTCCTCCACCACCAGCAGCTCACCGGCCATGATCTCCATCGCCGGCACCGGACTCGTAGAGAAAGGTCAGGCCATTCTTCGCAGTACCGCCCAGGATGGCGACCAGATCTTTGTGACCGGAAAACTCGGCGGCTCCATCCAGGGCAAGCACCTCGACTTCCACCCGCGCATCGAGCAAGCCCGCTGGCTGGCTGAGCACTTCAGGCCCTCCGCCATGATGGATCTCTCTGACGGCGTGGCAAAGGACCTGCCCCGTCTCGCCCAAGCCAGCAAGCTGGGCTTCCAGCTGGATACCGCAAAGCTCCCCTGCAGCGATGGCTCCACCACAGAGAACGCTCTCAGCGATGGCGAGGACTTCGAACTCCTCTTCACCCTCTCTGCAGAACATGCCGAGCACTTAGCCACCATCTGGCACCAACATTACCCAGACATTCCTCTCACCTGCGTTGGCTACATGACGCGTGATGAATCCCAAGAACTCCACGGCGGGTGGGATCACTTCAAGCCGGCATGAGAAGACTCACCCTCTACTTCCTGCTCTCGCTGCTATGCCTGCTGAGAGCCCAGGCTCACGTCGTGGAACAAATGTTCGCCGACTTCAACGCCAGTGACGGCAGCTACCAGCTCACCATCCGCTTTGATGCCGGCATCTCCCTGCCAGAAATGCGGGCGGATAAGGAAGCCCTGCAACCCAAATTCTCCTGGCTGCAAGAAAGGTCTCCTGAGGAACTTGCCAGGATCAAAGCCGAGACCGAAAGCTTCCTCCACGAGTACCTGCAGTTCAGCTGGGACTCCATAGACTCAGAAAATCAGCCTCTCAACTTCGAGCTCAGCTTCCCCGCCTGGCAGCACACGCCACCAAAGTTTGAGGAGCGCTTTACCGACACTGGCTTTGCCTACTTCGACGTTATTTGCCACGGCAAGACCCCAGACAAGCCCGGCACACTCAGCCTCAAGATCCGCGAAGGTGACTACCCGGATCTGGCAGTCGGCTTCCCCAATCAGCACATCCTCACCATCTACCCCGGCAAAGGTGAGAGGCTAATGGAACAGCAAGGCAAAGTCCGTGAACCCGACCAAGCGGACTCCTTCCTGAGCTTTCTCGACTACGGCTACCGCCACGTGATTCCAGAAGGATGGGATCACGTTCTCTTCATCCTCGCCCTAGTCTGCCTGAGCTTTGCCTGGAAACCACTCCTCACCCAGTCACTGGTCTTCACCCTCGCCCACACCATCACACTCGGGCTGGCAGTCAGTGGGATCATCCCGCCATTTTCTGAAAACGCTACGACCCTGATAGAAATCTTCATCGCGGGCACCATCGCCTACGTAGCCATTGAGAACCTGATTTCAAAGCAAGTAAAGACCCACCGTCTCACCATGATCTTCCTCTTCGGACTGATCCACGGACTCGGCTTCGCCTCCGTACTGGGAGACAAGATCCGCGCAGCCGGAGAGATCACCCTGCCCCTACTGGCAACGAACTTAGGTGTCGAGCTGGGCCAGCTCTCCGTGATCGGCATCACCCTGGCATGCCTGTTCTGGGCAAAGCAGAAGAGCTACTTCCCGATCATCCTGAAAAGCATCTCCTCCGTCATCGCCCTGACAGGAATCTACTGGGTATTCGACCGAATACCCTTTTAAGCCTCTCTAGCAGCAAGATGCCTAGAGGAAATTGATTTTCACTCCGCGGCGGCTCCACTGCTTGGCAATGTCTTTCTCCAGCTCATCGAAGGTGCGGCCTGCCAGAAGCTTCTTCTGAGCCTCTTTACCACTCTCACCCTTGGCCAAGGCTCTGAGGAAGTTCTTCAGATTTTCACCATCCCCCTCGCCATCATAGTGACAGAAATAAGTCACGATCAGCGCGGCCAAGCCGTAGTTAAAATTACCGTTCGCAGTAAACTCCCCGTAGCTCATGTTCATGTACTTCTCCAGATCAGGAGCATTGATTTCCTCCCCAAGCGCACGCCCCCGGTTATCTTTCCTAGAATAGCCAGTCACAAATTCTTCAACGGCACGCTCCACATTATTACAGGAGAACTTACCACTACGATACGGGGTCACGGCCACATACTCAGCCAGACCTTCGGTGTACCAGCCTCTGGCTCCGGGAGCATAGTACACGGCATTGGTGATCTGGTGCGTGATCTCATGAGGAAGCGTTTTGTTCGTGCGCTCGTAATCCATTCGATAAGAACCAGCACCACCTACGAGGCCCAGACTCTCAAAAGGCACCATGATCACTCCCTTGCTCGGCATGAATACACCCGCAGACTGCGCCGGACCACCAGCCCTAACATATTGGGACTTGGTTTCAAACAGATAGACCTTATAGCGATCCCCTGTATCACGGTGAGCCTTGGAATTCCCCAGAGGCAGCGCCTGCACATAACTCTTGGTCGCCTCAAAGAGCATGGCAAAGCGCTTCACCGGCACCGCACTGAGCTTGGCGTTGGAAATGAATTCGTAATTTTCACTCCGGTAGATGTACTCGTTTTCGTTCCCTCTATCCTCCTCGATCTCCATCGAGACATCCGCTGAAATCAGCCTCGGCCACTCACCGGAGAAGTGCTTCTCGCTCACATCATCCAGG
The sequence above is drawn from the Rubritalea squalenifaciens DSM 18772 genome and encodes:
- a CDS encoding FAD-dependent oxidoreductase → MLKKVIVLGAGSAGLLAALTLKRRLKHLQVTVVYSEKIGIIGVGEGTTPYVPLHIHGYLGMDREEFQREVKPVWKLGIEFEWGKRGVFHYSFSNQQTDFQWQGLKKPNGYYAFDRFDGADLPGALMKRRIATPMGDDGKPDIPPPGVGIAWHLENHRFVQWLHKACMREGVKFIEGKVEDVELQENGEVKRLLLDGGRRVAGEMFIDASGFRAELMNKLGAHFDSFTDALFCDKAVVGGWEREDETILPCTRSEQMPHGWSWRIDHPDRINRGYVYSSSFVSDHDAEQAFREANPKIKDTRLVHFRSGRYRDSWIKNVVGIGNASGFVEPLEASAIMVICIQSRALTDCLYDCDGMTNDSLRKSYNKLIGGAWDDIRDFLALHYKYNTALDTPFWQECREKVNLGKGQDVADFYQQNGPSLIAKEVLMNAGDPYGMEGYLTLLVGMQVPHKNTYTPTAEEWKLWENYRNHFSNLAENGVGMKGLLEYMKKPGWAG
- a CDS encoding PEP-CTERM sorting domain-containing protein (PEP-CTERM proteins occur, often in large numbers, in the proteomes of bacteria that also encode an exosortase, a predicted intramembrane cysteine proteinase. The presence of a PEP-CTERM domain at a protein's C-terminus predicts cleavage within the sorting domain, followed by covalent anchoring to some some component of the (usually Gram-negative) cell surface. Many PEP-CTERM proteins exhibit an unusual sequence composition that includes large numbers of potential glycosylation sites. Expression of one such protein has been shown restore the ability of a bacterium to form floc, a type of biofilm.) — protein: MKPTHKLSICALIALSSPAFAATFFTGTGDFNDAGNWDSGLPTDANGPGVVQGTATMSANYLMANNGSPSVTDIIVDGGTLNTSTFELQLRSGAVARTSDLYVGNNGTLNVNSGGLIDMAGAAVYLFVGSTANVGGFDISGAGTVNFFSGSTYSVQKGFSVLDGTVNFETGSSFTGAQDFVVVGADGILQFSGLTGGNATTVTVSAGTNVDFQAGSTLDLSFSGAAQGETYTLVSGIGVSYNNFTNVNVSGLDPGLAAQLNYNADSITVDIIPEPSSASLLGLAGLALIMRRRK
- a CDS encoding ADP-ribosylglycohydrolase family protein, coding for MKQSNRITKTAGDEILGCLLGQAVGDSIGLPTEGMKRSRIAKLGWADNLKHRFFLGRGMVSDDTEHMVMVVRSLVDSGGDVSRFRSSLAARMRWWFVCLPAGVGLATAKACMKNLLFMRNTGVFSAGNGPCMRAGIIGVYAAEDKVLRGELVTVSTRLTHTDPKAMYGSMAVAEFCAFVAREKRAPELTEMIEIWNGFGNDEWQALLDGLRGSLQQAEDSAAYVDRLGCEQGVSGYVYHTIPVLFHVGFSHGWSYESSIKQIIALGGDTDTTSAILGACAGVLQGEEGIPRDWLYRLRDFPNGVSALEVCSESLMKGVDQRGFMRKWAEVIVMPLRNLLFVVVVLIHGFARLLPACVLR
- a CDS encoding NUDIX hydrolase → MPVSYEYERPALTVDCVLFGLDEEGLKVLLIRRGMEPYQGKWALPGGFVRVGEALRNAAERELEEEAGVKNVFLEQLYTFGDPGRDPREHVVSVAYYALVNLEDHEVVADTDASDAGWFALDDLPGLAFDHEEILEVAKERLKGKIRYQPIGFELLPELFSLSRLQKLYEAVLERPLDKRNFRKKLLKLGILEETDEVEKDVARRAARLYRFDREAYDRMVKEGFELQL
- the ispG gene encoding (E)-4-hydroxy-3-methylbut-2-enyl-diphosphate synthase, which translates into the protein MTADAHTALQYCPDLFAYQRRKSRVIMVGDIPFGGDNPVRIQSMITSDTRDTEACVKEILELAEAGCELVRVTAQTRKYAENLENIRNGVREAGCTVPLVADIHFKPDAALEAAKWVEKVRVNPGNYADKKKFEIREYTDEQYEEELERIREEFTPLVKICKELGRAMRIGTNHGSLSDRIMNRYGDTPLGMVESALEFARIARENDYHNFIFSMKASNPKVMIEAYRLLVARLQQEGPDWNYPIHLGVTEAGDGEDGRIKSAIGIGSLLADGVGDTIRVSLTEDPVKEIPVANALVKNIEQSHLPADPTGSQRGTVPYNPFTYERRHSKEITVNGHKLGGNNTVRVFTSQEKWNAVAHKIEKMGDFKPEAVIEQSGCVEVCPLDEEKICELNSTAEPTLVTVPDGTDMAVIHAFRLLASKLDAHHPILLKDTFTPSTDPDADFQTTLLTAARNIGSLLCDGIGDAVIIQGEQAPGQSLRLAYNILQAAGTRIFKTDYVACPSCGRTLFNLQDTTQKIRAATGHLKGVRIAVMGCIVNGPGEMADADFGYVGGAPNKINLYVNKTPVKFNIPEAEAVDRLIDLIKEHGKWIEPPAEVAEI